The Nerophis lumbriciformis linkage group LG24, RoL_Nlum_v2.1, whole genome shotgun sequence genome includes a region encoding these proteins:
- the eif1 gene encoding eukaryotic translation initiation factor 1, with translation MSAIQNLQTFDPFADATKGDDRIPAGTEDSIHIRIQQRNGRKTLTTVQGIAADYDKKKLVKAFKKKFACNGTVIEHPEYGEVIQLQGDQRKNICQFLVEIDLAKEEQLKVHGF, from the exons ATGTCCGCTATTCAGAACCTCCAAACTTTTG ACCCCTTTGCTGATGCAACTAAGGGTGATGACCGCATCCCAGCTGGGACAGAGGACTCCATCCACATAAGAATTCAACAGCGGAACGGCAGAAAGACCCTCACAACTGTCCAGGGCATCGCCGCGGACTATGATAAGAAGAAGCTAGTCAAAGCCTTCAAAAAG AAGTTTGCCTGCAATGGGACAGTGATCGAGCACCCAGAGTATGGTGAAGTGATCCAACTTCAGGGAGACCAGCGCAAGAATATCTGCCAGTTCCTTGTTGAG ATTGACTTGGCAAAGGAAGAGCAGCTCAAAGTCCACGGCTTCTAG
- the srsf2b gene encoding serine/arginine-rich splicing factor 2b isoform X2 — translation MSYGRPPPDVDGMTSLKVDNLTYRTTPETLRHVFEKYGRVGDVYIPRDRYSKDSRGFAFVRFHDKLDAEDAMDAMDGALLDGRELRVQMARYGRPPDSHHGGSSRRGGPPRRYGGSGRRSRSPRPRRRSRSRSRSRSRSRGRSRYSRSRSRSYSRSKSRSPRNKKTNANSRSKSRSKSVSRSPSPKRVSRSKSRSKSPPNLSAENGGDSP, via the exons ATGAGTTACGGAAGGCCTCCGCCTGACGTCGACGGCATGACTTCTCTCAAAGTGGACAACCTGACGTACAGAACCACGCCCGAAACTCTGCGACACGTCTTTGAGAAGTACGGCCGGGTAGGGGATGTCTACATCCCCCGGGACCGCTACTCCAAGGACAGCCGGGGCTTCGCCTTTGTCCGCTTCCACGACAAGCTGGACGCCGAGGACGCCATGGATGCCATGGACGGCGCGCTCTTGGACGGACGCGAGTTGCGGGTTCAAATGGCTCGCTACGGCCGACCCCCCGATTCACATCACGGGGGCTCCAGTCGCCGAGGTGGACCCCCCAGGAGATACGGGGGCTCCGGTCGCCGGAGCAGAAG CCCGAGACCCAGGAGACGCAGCAGGTCCCGCAGCAGATCCCGCTCTCGCTCCCGAGGCCGATCCCGCTACAGCAGGTCCCGCTCCAGGTCTTACTCCAGATCCAAGTCCCGCTCCCCCAGGAACAAGAAGACCAACGCCAATTCCAGGTCCAAATCCCGGTCCAAGTCTGTCAGCCGCAGCCCCTCTCCCAAAAGAGTGTCCAGGTCCAAATCCAGGTCCAAAAGCCCCCCCAATTTGTCAGCGGAAAATGGAGGAGACTCTCCATAG
- the srsf2b gene encoding serine/arginine-rich splicing factor 2b isoform X1 has protein sequence MSYGRPPPDVDGMTSLKVDNLTYRTTPETLRHVFEKYGRVGDVYIPRDRYSKDSRGFAFVRFHDKLDAEDAMDAMDGALLDGRELRVQMARYGRPPDSHHGGSSRRGGPPRRYGGSGRRSRSPRPRRRSRSRSRSRSRSRGRSRYSRSRSRSYSRSKSRSPRNKKTNANSRSKSRSKSVSRSPSPKRVSRSKSRSKSPPNLSAENGGDSP, from the exons ATGAGTTACGGAAGGCCTCCGCCTGACGTCGACGGCATGACTTCTCTCAAAGTGGACAACCTGACGTACAGAACCACGCCCGAAACTCTGCGACACGTCTTTGAGAAGTACGGCCGGGTAGGGGATGTCTACATCCCCCGGGACCGCTACTCCAAGGACAGCCGGGGCTTCGCCTTTGTCCGCTTCCACGACAAGCTGGACGCCGAGGACGCCATGGATGCCATGGACGGCGCGCTCTTGGACGGACGCGAGTTGCGGGTTCAAATGGCTCGCTACGGCCGACCCCCCGATTCACATCACGGGGGCTCCAGTCGCCGAGGTGGACCCCCCAGGAGATACGGGGGCTCCGGTCGCCGGAGCAGAAG CCCGAGACCCAGGAGACGCAGCAGGTCCCGCAGCAGATCCCGCTCTCGCTCCCGAGGCCGATCCCGCTACAGCAGGTCCCGCTCCAGGTCTTACTCCAGATCCAAGTCCCGCTCCCCCAGGAACAAGAAGACCAACGCCAATTCCAGGTCCAAATCCCGGTCCAAGTCTGTCAGCCGCAGCCCCTCTCCCAAAAGAGTGTCCAGGTCCAAATCCAGGTCCAAAAGCCCCCCCAATTTGTCAGCGGAAAATGGAGGAGACTCTCCATA G